The DNA region TGGGGGAGCGCAGGCTATGGCCAAGGAGGCCTCTGAGCTCTAAGCCGGACGCCAGTCCCTGCAGCAAGGAGGCTCCGAGATTGCAGCGCTCCCCCCTCCAAAAGCACTTGTCCCCCACCTCCAGCTGCTGTGACCTACAGTGCCCCGAGGCTGAGGTCCGGGTGGGAGATCCCCGATCTTAACGACCACACCGCCCCAGCTAGCCAAGCAGCCTTTACAAACCgtagtaaacattttatttacaagtTTGTGGCGTCCTAAGTGCAGCTTGTCTTTGCGCCACGACCCCGAGTGCGGGGAGCAACTGTTGCGTCCAACACTTCACAGTGTGAACTGCTCGCGGCCCGGGAGAAGTGTTTGGCCGGCGCGGGGTCCTCGGGCGGGGGCACTGAgctcgccccccgccccgggctctGGGCACCAGCGCGGCAGCGACGGGCAGGTGGGACCGTGGGCAAGGCCGCCGCGGCGTCTCGGGCCCCGGCCCCACTGCCAACACAAAGCAGGCGCAAAATCCAGCCCAccctgggaggctgggggcgGCACGCGGGCCCCGGGGCCCCGGCCTCATGCAGTCTACAGGGCGCCCAGCGGTGCCTGGGCGGGCTCGGGGCTCTGCGGAGCGCCGCTGAGGGTGGGCTGGGGCGCCGGCAGCAGCTCCGAGGCGCCGCCGCCCCCActccccgcgccgccgccgccgccgccgaggcTGGCGAAGCTGAaactgccgccgccgccgcttccCGCGCTCCCGCCGCCGCTGGCCGGGAGGAGGGCGCCCGCGGCCGAGGCCTTGATGACCGTGGTCTGGTGCAGAGACCGCTCGGCCCCCTCAGTCCGCTCCGTGTCGCTGGGGGCCATGTCCAGAGACTCGGAGTCGCTGCTCTCGCTCTCGGCCTCGCCCTCCGAGCGGCTGAGGCTCCGCTCCTCCTGCTCGCCGTCGGCAGCCGCACCTCCGCCCGACGACTTCTCGCCCGCCTCCTTGTCCTTGTCCTTCTGGGCCTGGGCCTCCTTGGAGTGCCGCCACTTCATCCGCCGGTTCTGGAACCACACCTTCACCTGCGCCGCAGCACGTGGGGAGACAAGAAGGGACACCGAGATGAGACGTGGGCTCTCGGCGCTCGACTCGCGTGCAGCCTGGAGCCCCGGCCCCCCGCGCCTCTACCACGGACCGGGCACTGGGCTCGGCTCAGGAGCCGAGGGGCAGCCCAGGGAAACAAAGACATCGCCGGGGACGCTCGCCTACGGAACCCGCGAGgactgtttctcaaaatgtggccCTCCAGACCTGATCCTGAAATGACCTGGATGCTTGTTGAAAGGCGGAGTCCTGCACCTCGGCCTCAAACTAAGGGCGATTTCTGCTCTAAATCAATGCTTCTTAACCCCACTTGAGCCAGGACTCTCCAAGAATCTGATTAAATTATGGACCCCTGGCCCAGAAAAAATATACCCAGGATTTCAAGGGTTTGGTGAACCAATGTTAAGAATTCCTGCTAAGCTGCTCCTCTCCTCGACTGCCACCACCCAAGGCAAGTTTCGACAAAAGCAGTTCTTCTTAAGGAGAAACCGTGGGAAGCACAGAGGGGAAAGAGGGTTCAAAGAGTTAAtcccagtggggtgggggcactgcTGGACCTTCAGCTGAAGAGCATTTCCTTGGCATGTGTGTACTCAGAAGCTGATAAGGACTCTGCCCCTGCCCGGGATAAACTAATCCTTCTGCAGGCTTAGAAAATGCTGGAATTAAACCTGTGCAAAGTGGAGGAAgggggtagggatggggtggagaatctatataaatatatacaatccCCTGGGGGACCCAATGCTGTTCACACAAGTTCCagcttcccttttaaaaataacatccaCAGCTGGTGGAAAACGGCTGGGCTCTTCCagtgtgttggggaggggagctgtgtaatggaggacagaaagaaaagggggggtgaggggggcccTAAAGGAGCTATGAAAAGGTGCCTGCCTTTGACTTCTGCCCTACTCAGAACATTGAGCACCCAGGGAGCAAAGGCCCCGCTGCTGTGGGGTATGGAAGAACCGTAACTCTTCTATTtccaaaaccccccaaaaagtCCAGTTCTTgaattggagaaaagaaaaaaaaaattggactcaGAAATTGAATTCAAACACGATAGATTCGCCATTgtcttggaaaaacaaaaaatcccaagTAGGCAGAACCTGCTGAAATGCTCTTGGGTATTCtaagaaaatcttttttcctttctctctctcactcccccccccccccccccccaccagagaTTTTCTTAGGAGCTTCTGCCGTTAGAAAATCGGACTGACTGGCTGCTGAGGAGTGCACTCCTCGCCCTGCTGGGGCTAAGTCATTCCGTTTGAAATGATGTTTTCACTTCCTCACAAATGGGGATTTCACAATCCAgcggcagaaggaggaggagggaggaaggacgggaggagggggggaaaaaaaacccaacaacaatcTCTTGACTTTGGATTTTTATCTCTTCTGAAATAAACTGCCTCCTACAGCGAACTGCACTACAGTCGAGTACATAATTATTATCTCCTGCGGCCTATTTGCTTTCTCTGCGGTTCTTTCGCCTGTTGGCCAAAATAAACATGCAGTGCTTGTTGACATACATCTTTGGGGATGGGCTATTCTTTCCGTCCTTctctccccccccatcccccccccactcaAGTTTCGACGCCTACATTGTCTCTTGAAATTCAAGACCTTGCGTCTCCGTGGCAAAGGCCGAGTGGGCCGGGGTGGAGGGCGGCCTGGGGCTAGGCCGCGCTGCTGCCCCCCACCCGGCGAGGGAGCTGCGCGCGGGAGCCAGAGCCGGCTTACCTGCGCGTCCGTGAGGCCTAGCATCGCGGCCAGTTGCTTTCGGTCGGGCTTGGTCACGTACTTCTGAATCTCAAACCTTTTCTCCAGGCCTTTCCTCTGCAGGTTGGAGAAGACCGCCCGCGACCAGGAGCGCTTCCTCTTGTAGGTCTGTGGCATGGTGTCCTTCGTGAGCACGGCGTAGGGACCTGCCACCGGGCGGGAGCGGGAGCGAGAGAAAGACAGGAGGGCCGAGTCAGTGCCCCCCGGTCCGCGGGCTGCGCGCCCGGGACTCACCGTGCTGCTTCTAAGTGTTTTGCGTTAAACAGTCGAGCCCCCATTCAGAAAGTCCTTCACGCAGACGCGGAATGGCCTCCCTACCGAGGAATCCTACAGCTCTTAAGACTTCAGGCTTAAGGCCTAAAGCGAGGGTGGCGTGGAGAAGTCCCGCGCTTCGTCGattaattccaaagaaaaaacataaaccTAACGCGTGGCCTTTGGGGCATGCGAAAAGTAGGCGACACTGTCCCTTGGGCCTGAAGGATGGAGAGATGACAGCTTTGACTctcgtgtgtgtacgtgtgtgtatgaaCACGTTCTTGCAAACGTGCGAGCAAACGGAACCCCCTTGGGCAAAGTGTTTGAGGTCATTCCTAACTCTGTGTTGTGTTAAAAAGGCAACACCTCTTGCTGCATTTTCAAGCCACTCTCCGGAGAAAAGACTAGGGAAAGCCCCTTCACCCCACCTCGCCCCGCCCGCCCACGCACACACTTTCTCGGCACCCCCAGGTCCCCCACcgctcccacccccgccccccgggaGCCGACAAAAGAGTGAGCTAGCTATCTGAGAACTCTTTCGGTTTCTGTCTCCGGACTTGGTAGCCTCCTTCACCAACTCCGGGATTGCCGCACCGCGGTGGCCACGTGAGCCGTCCTCAGTTTGGGGCCAGTCGACCTGCCCCGTTAGGCCGTCGCTCGGGAGGGTTTCCGTACCTGGAAACGTGTCTTGAAACTGATGCTGAACTGAATTCCTCGGGTTCGAACTTAAGGGGCTCAGGATGGCAGAAGCCTCGTTAATGGGATCTAGAGACGCGAAGAACTGGCCGGCGGAGGGCTGCAGGCCGGGGAGGTGCACCCCTGCGGGCCGCCCGCTGGTTAGCAGGGACGTGAGGTCTGGAGGCGAGAGAAAAGAGCTGGTTACACCTCGGGCAAAGCCACACTCTCTCGGACTGAGttgttcctcccctccccctcgaTTCGGTTTTCCTGGAGCGAAGTCACGAGAGACACTTGTCTCCGCGCCAAAATCCCACTCTCCCGACAGTGGCCAAGGGGCGATGCGCAAAATGTTCCTGTGCGTGTAGCCCACAGGTCCACGTCTACACATACAGCAAGGAAGGGCTTTATATAAAATGGCCAAAAGGAAGTCACTTCCAGGTGCTTGGCTAGAATTCCACAGACCTACCCTCTCCCCAGTGAAGGAGCCCCAACTCAGCTTTCTCTTGGGAGCCCGGGGTCTATTTTGTTTACCTACATTCCTTGAGTGGAATTTcactagaaatcagaaaaatggaagggaaagtGTTCCCCAAAAGGGCTTTCCCTGTCAAATTAATATAGTTCTCCCTCTAGATACATGATTCAAGAGACAGATGATAGtcatttcagcaaatatttacaccAACGATTTTTATGAATAATGATTCTGTGACGTGTGTTTTTCAAGCATccctggaatcttttttttttttttttaaacgcaGAGCAGGTGAGTTTTAAACCTAACGTTTCACAGTCTTCTTATAAttcactctcttctccctcattttacCGGTTTGTCCTTAATTGTGCAAATACTCAAAGGCATCCCAAATGGCCCTGGGACCAGGGAGTGCGCCAGGGCCGTGGCCAGAGGCCTGCAGCCTCCTCTCGCCCAAGACCTACCTCTCAGCGTGTTGCCTTCCTTGACTTTGGGGTCAAATTCTGCAGACAAAATGCGGTCAATTCCAAATTTGAGGTCCTTGCTAGAGGGGGCCGGGGCCGAGCTGCTATGCGAGGGGTTCGGGACCACCCGCGCCCCGGAGACAGGGGGCTGCAAGGCGCCAGCCCGGGGCGCAGGCGGAGGCTGTGGCTGCTGCGGAGGCTGTTGCGGCTGCTGTGGCTgtgggtgatggtggtggtaggcGGCTGAGAGCGGAGACAGCCGCTGCGGGAAGCCAGCCGGGACTTCGGAGGGCGCCACCACCGGGGTGGGTCGAAGCGGGGATCTGGCGGCAGCTTGGAAAGAGGCGTGCGGGTGAGCCGAGCCCAAGTGAGCGGTGAGGGCGGCGGCTGAGGCCCCCGCCAGACCCTCGGCGGTCGCCCCCGGCTCCCCCACGCCGGCGTGCAGGATGTCTGCGATGCAGAAGGAGGGTTTCTTGACCGCGGCGGGGTCCAAGGGGAAGGAGCAGCCGCCCGGACCCGCCGAGGAGCAGTAAGCGGCCGACCAGAGGCTGAAGTTGGAGGCGTAGAAGGGAGCCAGCCCGGCGGCGAACATTCTGGCTGGGTGAGCCGAGCTGCCGCCGCGGCCCGGCCGGGCCCGGCCCAATGGGTGGGTGGGTGCGCGGGGAGGAGCGCGCTGAGTCCCGGAGGCAGCGGCAGCCCAGCCGAGGACGATCCGCTTTCGCTTCTCCGTCCGCACTGAAGACAGGCCAGGGAGCCCTAGCGCCACCGAGGGAAGAGGCGAGGCCCGGATCCCGGCCGGGCACAGCCTCGGCCCCTGGCCTCACTTTAAAGGCGGCGCGGCGCCCGCGCTCCCCGCGGGCTGGAGGCGAGCGAGGGGCGCTGGAGCTGCTGGGCGGGCGGGGGCCGCGGCTCCGCACACGCCAGGGAAGCCGGGGAGACAGGGGCTGGGCaccaaaagaaaacccaaacagcTAAGCCCTAAGAgctaaatttaaaacaacaacaataataatccgttagtttaaaaaaaaaaaaaaagtaataggagggaaaaaaaaaaaaaaaaactcctctcTAAAAACTCCCAAACTTTTGGCAGGAGCTTCGGAGTCAGACCCAGGGTAGGACCTCGATCCGAGTGCTCATTGGCCATCCTCGTGACCAATGGGAGCGGGGAGTAGAGGGGAATTGGGAAAGAGGGGCGTGGCCCACCTCCTCGGCCACGCCCCGGCCACGCCAAAGTGTTTGCTGCTGCCGCGTGGGCTGAGCGGGGTCCCCTGCGCAGGGGCCCGGGCGGCGGCTCCAGGGAATTCTGACCCTCCCCTAACTTGTGCAGCTCCACACCGACATCGGACGTAGAGAGTTGGTCCAGCGCCAGCGCTTGCCCAGAGAAGCGGGTGCTTCTGTGTATTTTCACCGGTGCAAAGCCCGCCTCCTGGAACACGGGGGCGGC from Neomonachus schauinslandi chromosome 6, ASM220157v2, whole genome shotgun sequence includes:
- the HLX gene encoding H2.0-like homeobox protein, which encodes MFAAGLAPFYASNFSLWSAAYCSSAGPGGCSFPLDPAAVKKPSFCIADILHAGVGEPGATAEGLAGASAAALTAHLGSAHPHASFQAAARSPLRPTPVVAPSEVPAGFPQRLSPLSAAYHHHHPQPQQPQQPPQQPQPPPAPRAGALQPPVSGARVVPNPSHSSSAPAPSSKDLKFGIDRILSAEFDPKVKEGNTLRDLTSLLTSGRPAGVHLPGLQPSAGQFFASLDPINEASAILSPLSSNPRNSVQHQFQDTFPGPYAVLTKDTMPQTYKRKRSWSRAVFSNLQRKGLEKRFEIQKYVTKPDRKQLAAMLGLTDAQVKVWFQNRRMKWRHSKEAQAQKDKDKEAGEKSSGGGAAADGEQEERSLSRSEGEAESESSDSESLDMAPSDTERTEGAERSLHQTTVIKASAAGALLPASGGGSAGSGGGGSFSFASLGGGGGGAGSGGGGASELLPAPQPTLSGAPQSPEPAQAPLGAL